The Daucus carota subsp. sativus chromosome 2, DH1 v3.0, whole genome shotgun sequence genome includes a window with the following:
- the LOC108207022 gene encoding ACT domain-containing protein ACR8, producing the protein MAAYLDEYVMRMTTPRVRVDNAGCANATRVMIDSARKHETLLEAIQVLTDLDLLIKKAYISADGKWFMDVFHVTDLDGNKISDESVINYIEKSLGKIHCVDSKSIEGLTALELTGTDRVGLLSEVFAVLSDLQVNVVESKVWTHNGRIASLIYVKDCDSGFTIEDEFKIDGVEARLRNVLKGDTDIRSVKTLVSLEVTHTERRLHQMMFADRDYECKPIMRTNGDSPIVIIQNLERGYSGINVYCEDRPKLLFDVVCTLTDMDIVVFHATLNTTGDRANMEFFVRHTNGTLISSEVERRFILCLRAAIERRASEGVRLELSADDRPGLLADVMRTFREGGLNVTRAEISTTCETAQNVFYVTDAIGNAADTKIIESVRQKIGHSRLKVKELPLIYHCKAEMDDEPPSTSFSGALLVSLGSLVRRNLHYLGLLIRSYS; encoded by the exons atggctGCTTATTTAGATGAATATGTCATGCGAATGACCACTCCCAG GGTCAGGGTCGACAATGCTGGTTGTGCTAATGCCACTCGTGTTATG ATTGACAGTGCAAGAAAACATGAAACTCTTCTAGAAGCAATTCAAGTTCTCACAGATCTGGACTTGTTGATCAAGAAAGCTTATATTTCTGCTGATGGAAAATGGTTCATGGATG TTTTTCATGTGACTGATTTGGATGGAAACAAGATAAGCGATGAGAGTGTGATCAACTACATCGAAAAG TCTCTAGGTAAAATCCATTGTGTTGATTCCAAAAGCATCGAGGGTTTAACAGCATTAGAGCTGACAGGAACAGATAGGGTCGGTTTACTCTCGGAGGTTTTTGCAGTCTTATCTGATCTGCAAGTTAATGTGGTTGAGTCTAAGGTGTGGACACACAATGGCAGAATTGCTTCTTTAATTTATGTTAAGGATTGTGATTCGGGGTTTACAATTGAGGATGAATTCAAGATTGATGGGGTTGAAGCGCGGTTGAGGAATGTGCTCAAGGGGGATACAGATATTAGAAGTGTTAAAACTTTGGTTTCTTTGGAAGTTACTCATACAGAAAGAAGACTTCATCAGATGATGTTTGCTGACCGTGATTATGAATGTAAACCGATAATGAGGACTAATGGCGATTCCCCAATTGTGATCATCCAAAACTTGGAGCGGGGTTATTCTGGCATCAATGTTTATTGTGAGGATCGACCTAAGCTCCTGTTTGATGTAGTCTGCACTTTAACTGATATGGATATCGTTGTCTTCCATGCGACTCTCAACACAACTGGGGACAGAGCTAATATG GAATTCTTTGTTAGACATACAAATGGAACACTGATTAGCTCAGAAGTTGAAAGGCGATTCATTCTTTGCTTACGTGCTGCTATTGAAAGAAGAGCATCTGAG GGCGTGCGGTTAGAGCTAAGTGCAGATGACAGACCAGGATTACTAGCTGATGTAATGAGAACCTTCAGAGAAGGCGGTCTCAATGTTACAAGGGCTGAGATCTCGACAACATGTGAAACAGCTCAAAACGTCTTCTATGTAACAGACGCGATAGGGAATGCTGCTGATACGAAGATTATTGAATCCGTCAGACAGAAAATCGGACATAGTAGGCTTAAAGTGAAGGAACTGCCTTTGATATATCATTGTAAGGCAGAAATGGATGATGAACCACCTTCTACTAGCTTTAGTGGGGCATTGCTGGTATCACTCGGGAGCCTAGTGAGAAGGAATCTACACTATTTGGGATTACTGATCAGGTCATATTCTTGA